Proteins co-encoded in one Alcanivorax sp. genomic window:
- a CDS encoding CidA/LrgA family protein: protein MIDGLLILLFFQFLGEVLIRLTGLPLPAPVLGMVLLLIALLLNAPFTQRVATAAGTLIKHISLLIFPLGVGIVLQWDRYQENALALVVAVVGGTIVSLILVTLMLKLLMGGKHREKEDGHGH, encoded by the coding sequence ATGATCGATGGCCTGCTGATCCTGCTGTTTTTCCAATTCCTCGGTGAGGTGCTCATTCGCCTTACCGGGCTGCCTTTGCCTGCCCCGGTGTTGGGCATGGTACTGCTGCTGATCGCTCTGCTGCTGAACGCGCCGTTCACCCAGCGCGTCGCCACCGCGGCAGGCACCCTGATCAAGCACATCAGCCTGCTGATCTTCCCGTTGGGTGTGGGCATCGTGCTGCAGTGGGACCGCTATCAGGAAAACGCTCTGGCGCTGGTGGTGGCCGTGGTGGGCGGCACCATCGTCAGCCTGATCCTGGTCACCCTGATGCTGAAATTGCTGATGGGCGGCAAGCACCGGGAAAAGGAGGACGGCCATGGACACTGA
- a CDS encoding LrgB family protein has protein sequence MDTDLQGLAGLVHTPLFGILLTLASYQFALWVYGKSNSLPLFHPFLVASIPVIVVLPLVGVDYEEYRQQTSLIAFLLGPATVALAWPLYRQLHTVRSVLTPLIIATLIGAFIAAAISVGLAWWLGAPEDVIASLAPKSITTPIAVEVVKSTGGSESLVAGAVAITGIVGALAAGPIYRLLKVKDDRIRGFALGLVAHAIGTARAFEYGEKAGAFSGLALGLCGLVTALALPWIWPWIAGLLS, from the coding sequence ATGGACACTGATCTGCAAGGTCTGGCCGGGCTGGTGCACACGCCCCTGTTTGGCATTCTCCTCACCCTGGCCAGCTACCAGTTCGCCCTGTGGGTGTACGGCAAAAGCAACAGCCTGCCCCTGTTCCACCCCTTCCTGGTGGCCTCCATTCCGGTTATCGTGGTGCTGCCACTGGTGGGCGTGGATTATGAGGAATACCGGCAACAGACCAGCCTGATCGCCTTCCTGCTTGGCCCCGCTACCGTGGCCCTGGCCTGGCCCCTCTATCGTCAGCTGCATACCGTGCGCAGCGTGCTGACACCGCTCATCATCGCCACCCTGATTGGCGCCTTTATCGCCGCGGCCATTTCCGTAGGCCTGGCCTGGTGGCTGGGTGCCCCCGAAGACGTAATTGCCTCCCTGGCCCCCAAATCCATCACCACCCCCATCGCTGTGGAAGTGGTCAAATCCACCGGCGGCTCGGAATCCCTGGTGGCCGGCGCCGTGGCCATCACCGGCATCGTCGGCGCCCTGGCTGCCGGCCCGATATACCGCCTGCTCAAGGTGAAGGATGACCGCATCCGCGGCTTTGCGCTGGGCCTGGTGGCCCATGCCATCGGCACGGCGCGCGCCTTTGAATATGGCGAGAAAGCCGGTGCCTTCAGCGGGCTGGCGCTGGGCCTGTGTGGCCTGGTCACGGCCCTCGCGCTGCCCTGGATCTGGCCCTGGATTGCCGGCCTGCTGTCCTGA
- the rsd gene encoding sigma D regulator — translation MASTSPSAIAQWQRIETLVKAWLDERQQLIVLLCTLQGIRGLGNQQPQHKQLQRFCELLMDYISAGYFEVYRELVNEARHFQRENPALTHHILRQLDNSTDEALAFNADFDNPAHIAEHQDQLPQRISHLMQSLEERFALEDQLILSIHQQEPPLRQAMH, via the coding sequence ATGGCGAGCACCTCACCCAGCGCCATCGCACAATGGCAACGCATTGAAACCCTGGTCAAGGCCTGGCTGGATGAACGCCAGCAACTGATTGTGTTGTTATGCACCCTGCAGGGCATTCGCGGGCTTGGCAACCAACAGCCGCAACACAAACAGCTGCAGCGGTTTTGCGAATTGCTGATGGATTACATCAGCGCCGGCTACTTCGAGGTCTACCGCGAACTGGTCAATGAGGCACGGCACTTCCAGCGCGAAAACCCCGCCCTGACCCATCACATCCTTCGCCAGCTGGATAATTCCACTGACGAGGCCCTGGCCTTCAATGCCGACTTTGACAACCCGGCTCATATCGCCGAACACCAGGACCAGCTACCCCAGCGCATCAGCCACCTGATGCAAAGTCTGGAAGAGCGTTTTGCTCTGGAGGATCAACTGATCCTCAGCATTCACCAGCAGGAACCGCCGCTGCGCCAGGCAATGCATTGA
- the creD gene encoding cell envelope integrity protein CreD, giving the protein MRNSLFLKMLTIAGLMLVLVVPLMMIQGKVRDRSNEAWRVKNEIARQVSGEQMVSGPLLVVPRVRRYLAEKSDCEAPKDCRVERHRQVLESAIPDTLSIDGELQTSMRYRGIYGSPVYRSLMQLEAVFPASWRQAKQPEQVVSSQAPLLVMQIADLRGLVERPQIFVNDVALPLVETEQLPSSLGDSAVAVKLPPNIQGAFTVKVRLNLNGTESLATLPLAKETRMALRADWPHPSFEGLVLPVEREVGGDGFTSQWRTNSLAAASAIHCAQGNGLCNEPDQALRVRLVQPVTGLLSSERALKYSFLIVGLTFAAFFLFEVLRRYPLHAMQYLLVGLALAMFYLLLVALSEHIDFVWAYLAAALSCCALIGVYLVAVMRSPASGWGFAGSLLLVQGLIYGILMAEDYALLLGALLLFSALSAVMLVTRKLDWYGFAGGRGQQKTSLADEASS; this is encoded by the coding sequence ATGCGAAACAGTCTGTTTTTGAAAATGCTCACCATCGCCGGTCTGATGCTGGTGCTGGTGGTGCCGTTGATGATGATCCAGGGCAAGGTGCGTGACCGCAGTAATGAGGCCTGGCGGGTGAAAAACGAGATCGCCCGCCAGGTGAGTGGTGAGCAGATGGTCAGCGGGCCTTTGCTGGTGGTGCCGCGGGTGCGTCGTTATCTGGCGGAAAAATCTGATTGTGAGGCACCAAAGGATTGCCGTGTGGAGCGCCACCGGCAGGTGCTGGAGAGCGCCATCCCGGACACGCTCAGCATTGATGGGGAGCTGCAGACCAGCATGCGTTACCGCGGTATTTATGGCTCGCCGGTGTATCGCAGTCTGATGCAGCTGGAGGCGGTGTTCCCGGCCAGCTGGCGGCAGGCCAAACAGCCGGAACAGGTGGTGTCGTCGCAGGCGCCTTTATTAGTCATGCAGATCGCCGACCTGCGAGGCCTGGTGGAACGGCCGCAGATTTTTGTCAACGATGTGGCGTTGCCGTTGGTGGAAACCGAACAGCTGCCCTCCAGCCTGGGTGACAGTGCGGTGGCGGTGAAGCTGCCGCCAAATATTCAGGGTGCTTTTACTGTGAAGGTGCGCCTTAACCTGAATGGCACCGAGTCCCTGGCCACCCTGCCGCTGGCCAAGGAAACACGCATGGCGCTGCGGGCAGACTGGCCCCATCCCAGTTTTGAAGGGCTGGTATTGCCGGTGGAAAGAGAGGTGGGCGGGGACGGTTTTACCAGCCAGTGGCGCACCAACAGTCTGGCCGCCGCCAGTGCGATTCATTGTGCGCAGGGTAACGGACTGTGCAACGAGCCGGATCAGGCCCTGCGGGTACGTCTGGTGCAGCCGGTGACGGGGCTGCTGTCCAGTGAGCGGGCATTGAAGTATTCCTTTCTGATTGTGGGGCTCACCTTTGCCGCCTTTTTCCTGTTCGAGGTGCTGCGCCGATATCCGTTGCATGCCATGCAGTACCTGCTGGTGGGGCTGGCACTGGCCATGTTCTATCTGCTGCTGGTGGCGCTCAGTGAGCATATCGACTTCGTCTGGGCCTATCTGGCTGCGGCCTTGTCGTGCTGTGCGTTGATTGGCGTGTACCTGGTGGCGGTGATGCGCTCACCCGCTTCCGGATGGGGATTCGCCGGCAGCCTGCTGCTGGTGCAGGGACTGATTTACGGCATCCTGATGGCGGAAGATTACGCCTTGTTGTTGGGCGCCTTGTTGCTGTTCTCTGCCCTGTCGGCGGTGATGCTGGTGACCCGCAAGCTGGATTGGTATGGCTTTGCTGGAGGCCGTGGGCAGCAGAAAACGTCACTGGCGGATGAGGCGAGCTCATGA
- the creC gene encoding two-component system sensor histidine kinase CreC, protein MKLGQRLLLFYFLILGLLGWFVLDMVFSQAKPLVRQSAEETLVDAANLLAEMVAVDAQNGAIVITPQLREALQRYAARTPDADIWGMKKGGIHTHVYITGPDGVVLFDSRGRDEGEDFSQWNDVYLTLQGRYGARTTRSDPGDPSTSVMYVAAPIRDAGSLIGVISLGKAGRSIEPFIQRAERRLMWYGGGVLLFCLVLGGLLVWWLSRRVNRLQGYAQAVAAGERVSPPAFRGRDEIHALADAVTAMRRKLEDRARLEDNVTLLTHEMKSPLAAIRGAGEILADEIADPALERFTDNVVHESLRLSDLLDRLLAMAQLEKLECLPAQKQAVDVASLARQWQHSRYALVQEKDVCVSVNGEGVHAEPDTLKLALFNLLDNALRFAEPDSVLTVEAKAGLLRVSNQGPQIPDYALARVTERFYSLPAPGQEKSSGLGLAMVQEIASLHEGTLKVENTADGVAVTLHL, encoded by the coding sequence GTGAAGCTCGGTCAGCGTCTGCTGCTGTTCTACTTCCTGATACTCGGGTTATTGGGCTGGTTCGTGCTGGACATGGTGTTCAGTCAGGCCAAGCCACTGGTGCGCCAGTCGGCGGAAGAAACCCTGGTGGATGCCGCTAACCTGCTGGCAGAAATGGTGGCGGTGGATGCGCAGAATGGCGCTATCGTGATCACCCCGCAATTACGGGAAGCCCTTCAGCGTTATGCAGCGCGAACTCCGGATGCGGATATCTGGGGCATGAAGAAAGGTGGTATTCATACCCATGTCTATATCACCGGGCCAGATGGCGTGGTGCTGTTTGATTCGAGGGGCCGTGACGAAGGGGAAGATTTTTCCCAATGGAATGATGTCTACCTGACACTGCAGGGCCGCTACGGTGCCAGGACCACCCGCAGTGACCCGGGGGATCCATCCACGTCGGTGATGTATGTGGCGGCGCCGATCCGCGATGCCGGTAGCCTGATCGGGGTGATCAGTCTGGGCAAGGCGGGCCGTTCCATCGAGCCTTTCATTCAGCGCGCCGAGCGCCGGCTGATGTGGTACGGCGGCGGTGTGTTGCTTTTTTGTCTGGTGCTGGGCGGCTTGCTGGTGTGGTGGCTGAGCCGCCGGGTCAATCGTTTGCAGGGTTATGCCCAAGCGGTGGCGGCGGGGGAACGTGTGTCGCCGCCGGCGTTTCGTGGCCGCGATGAGATTCATGCCCTGGCCGACGCGGTGACCGCCATGCGTCGCAAGCTGGAAGATCGCGCCCGGCTGGAAGATAACGTCACCCTGCTCACCCACGAAATGAAAAGTCCGCTGGCCGCGATTCGCGGCGCTGGAGAAATTCTGGCTGACGAAATTGCTGATCCTGCGCTTGAGCGCTTCACCGATAACGTGGTGCATGAAAGCCTGCGCCTCAGTGATCTGCTGGATCGTCTGCTGGCCATGGCGCAACTGGAAAAGCTGGAATGCCTGCCGGCGCAGAAACAGGCCGTGGATGTGGCATCCCTGGCGAGACAATGGCAGCACAGTCGCTATGCGCTTGTGCAGGAAAAAGACGTCTGCGTCTCGGTGAATGGTGAAGGGGTTCATGCCGAACCGGACACCCTCAAGCTGGCGTTATTCAATCTGCTGGATAATGCCCTGCGCTTCGCCGAGCCGGACTCGGTGCTGACGGTGGAGGCCAAGGCGGGATTATTGCGGGTGAGCAATCAGGGGCCGCAGATCCCTGACTATGCCCTGGCCCGTGTCACCGAGCGTTTCTATTCTCTGCCCGCCCCGGGCCAGGAAAAAAGCTCTGGCCTGGGCCTGGCCATGGTCCAGGAAATTGCCAGTTTGCATGAGGGCACTCTTAAGGTGGAAAACACCGCCGATGGCGTGGCGGTGACACTGCATTTATAG
- the creB gene encoding two-component system response regulator CreB: MTRVLIVDDEPRIAEPLMFALEREHFSVCHVALGEEALSRLAADKVDLVVLDVGLPDINGFEVLKQLRQRSEVPVLFLTARQEEVDRILGLELGGDDYVTKPFSPREVVARIRAILKRGQPRQAQTLWQLDEAGARILCKGQALSLTRSEYRILAAMIQHPGQVFSRARLLDICDSDEDSFERSVDTHIKTLRAKLKPLHSDHLIATRRGIGYYLETA, encoded by the coding sequence GTGACCCGAGTACTGATTGTTGATGATGAGCCGCGCATTGCGGAGCCGTTGATGTTTGCGCTGGAGCGTGAGCACTTCTCGGTTTGCCATGTGGCATTGGGTGAGGAAGCCCTGTCCCGGCTGGCTGCCGACAAGGTGGACCTGGTGGTGCTGGATGTGGGGCTGCCGGATATCAATGGCTTCGAGGTGCTCAAGCAGCTGCGTCAGCGCAGTGAGGTGCCAGTGTTGTTTCTCACCGCCCGCCAGGAAGAGGTGGACCGCATTCTCGGGCTGGAGCTGGGGGGCGATGACTATGTCACCAAGCCGTTCAGTCCGCGGGAAGTGGTGGCACGGATTCGCGCCATTCTCAAGCGTGGCCAGCCCCGTCAGGCGCAGACGCTGTGGCAACTGGATGAAGCAGGGGCTCGCATCCTGTGTAAGGGGCAGGCGCTGTCACTGACCCGTTCCGAATACCGGATTCTGGCGGCCATGATCCAGCATCCCGGGCAGGTTTTCAGCCGCGCCCGCCTGTTGGATATCTGCGACAGCGATGAAGACAGTTTCGAGCGCAGTGTGGATACCCACATCAAGACCCTGCGCGCCAAGCTGAAACCCCTGCACAGCGATCACCTGATCGCCACCCGCCGTGGCATTGGCTACTACCTGGAGACCGCGTGA
- a CDS encoding putative solute-binding protein, producing MKTTRYAWKHLLIGLLLVVLAPEVAARTICVFSLIGAQGDLWEQMEGYQLAAAGWGEPVELKVFTDERVAAEDLKAGFCDGLMMTGIRARQFVPFTGSIDAIGGLQDYTSLQTLIELLAHPKLAESQRHGAYETAGILPLGAAYLHINDRTINSVEKIAGHTMAVFDNDRAQILMAEHVGMRPDLSDVSNFSSKFNNGVVDVIAAPAVAYLPLELYRGVGARGLVLKMTTAQLTQQLVLRHEKFSAEFIAKSRRYFADQFESAMKVVRDAEKDILFFFPPPDKDRNRYRQMMDDARVFLIESGVYDTDMMAWMKKVRCKVSPERAECGNGRAW from the coding sequence ATGAAAACAACACGATATGCATGGAAGCATCTCCTGATCGGACTGCTGCTCGTCGTCCTGGCGCCGGAAGTGGCGGCCAGAACGATCTGCGTCTTCAGCCTGATTGGCGCGCAAGGCGACTTATGGGAGCAGATGGAAGGCTACCAGCTGGCCGCTGCCGGGTGGGGAGAGCCTGTAGAGCTCAAGGTGTTCACCGATGAACGCGTGGCGGCGGAAGATCTCAAGGCGGGGTTCTGTGATGGACTGATGATGACCGGGATTCGTGCCCGTCAGTTTGTTCCGTTTACCGGTAGCATTGATGCCATTGGCGGTTTGCAGGATTACACCAGCCTGCAAACCCTGATCGAATTACTCGCCCATCCCAAGTTGGCAGAAAGCCAGCGGCATGGCGCCTATGAAACCGCCGGCATTCTGCCGCTGGGTGCCGCTTACCTGCACATCAATGATCGCACCATCAACAGCGTGGAAAAAATCGCGGGCCACACCATGGCGGTGTTTGATAATGACCGGGCGCAGATCCTCATGGCCGAACATGTGGGCATGCGCCCAGATCTGTCCGACGTGAGCAACTTTTCTTCAAAATTCAATAATGGTGTGGTGGATGTGATCGCAGCACCAGCGGTGGCCTATTTGCCGTTGGAGCTGTATCGCGGTGTGGGTGCCAGAGGGCTGGTGTTGAAGATGACCACTGCCCAGCTGACCCAGCAACTGGTGCTGCGGCATGAAAAATTTTCGGCGGAGTTTATCGCTAAATCCCGGCGCTATTTTGCTGACCAGTTTGAGTCGGCCATGAAGGTGGTGCGCGATGCGGAAAAGGATATTCTGTTTTTCTTCCCGCCTCCGGATAAGGATCGCAACCGCTACCGGCAGATGATGGATGATGCCCGCGTGTTTCTGATCGAGTCAGGCGTCTATGACACTGACATGATGGCGTGGATGAAGAAAGTGCGTTGCAAGGTGTCTCCGGAGCGGGCGGAGTGTGGCAATGGGAGGGCATGGTAA
- a CDS encoding GAF domain-containing protein, whose protein sequence is MPLPPDFMHARVDAVRNRLNVQVCSLYRADVVNQTLEIVATSGLNQNALGATLSFSQGLTGKVARSRSPVVARDSQKHEAYFHIEGSDEERYRSYLGIPLEHDSVLYGVLVVQTEALKTFFLKDIRELHGAGRDLLDALKLSVRQAG, encoded by the coding sequence GTGCCCTTACCTCCGGATTTCATGCATGCCCGCGTCGATGCGGTTCGCAACCGGCTCAATGTGCAGGTATGCAGCCTGTATCGGGCCGATGTGGTGAATCAGACACTGGAAATCGTTGCGACCAGCGGCCTTAACCAGAATGCGCTGGGGGCCACGCTGTCTTTTTCCCAGGGGCTTACCGGCAAGGTTGCCCGTTCCCGGTCACCGGTGGTGGCCAGGGATAGCCAGAAACACGAGGCGTATTTCCATATCGAAGGCTCCGACGAGGAGCGCTACCGCAGTTACCTGGGGATCCCGCTGGAGCATGACAGCGTGCTGTATGGGGTTCTGGTGGTACAGACCGAAGCCCTCAAGACCTTTTTCCTGAAGGATATCCGTGAACTCCACGGCGCTGGCAGGGACCTGCTTGACGCGCTGAAATTGAGCGTGCGGCAGGCGGGGTGA
- a CDS encoding TetR/AcrR family transcriptional regulator, with translation MAKKAKTEAEIAHFRHTVCEAATRLFIERGPQNVTMRQIASEVGVSPMTPYRYFRDKEEILAIVRAEAFNRFSGALENAVANAPDARSKGRAVGDAYVNFAKTYPAAYQLIFAFSQQDEDQYPELVTANARAQKAMVTYVEEMIAADLLEGDAQLIGYMFWATLHGIVVLELASGLRGMNGDTLRDKIMRTLYAGMKAHPPHLDD, from the coding sequence TTGGCCAAAAAAGCAAAAACCGAAGCCGAGATCGCACACTTCCGTCATACCGTTTGCGAAGCCGCCACTCGCCTGTTCATCGAACGGGGCCCGCAGAATGTGACCATGAGGCAGATCGCCAGCGAAGTGGGCGTCAGCCCGATGACCCCCTACCGCTACTTCCGGGACAAGGAAGAAATTCTTGCCATCGTACGCGCCGAAGCCTTCAACCGTTTTTCCGGTGCCCTGGAAAACGCCGTGGCCAACGCCCCGGATGCGCGCAGCAAGGGCCGCGCCGTGGGCGATGCCTATGTGAATTTCGCCAAGACCTATCCCGCCGCCTATCAACTGATTTTTGCCTTCTCCCAGCAGGATGAGGACCAATACCCGGAACTGGTCACCGCCAATGCCCGGGCCCAGAAAGCCATGGTCACCTACGTGGAGGAGATGATCGCCGCCGACCTGCTCGAGGGGGACGCTCAACTGATTGGCTACATGTTCTGGGCCACACTGCATGGCATCGTGGTACTGGAGCTGGCCAGTGGCCTGCGCGGCATGAATGGCGACACCCTGCGCGACAAGATCATGCGCACCCTGTACGCCGGTATGAAGGCACACCCGCCCCACCTGGATGATTGA
- a CDS encoding nitronate monooxygenase family protein, with amino-acid sequence MSLPESITSRLRLPVMCSPMFIISNPELVLAQCKAGVIGSFPSLNARPLSQLDEWLSQITEELAKWDRENPDQPAAPFAVNQIVHRSNDRLEKDLELCEKYKVPLVITSLGAREEVNTAVHGWGGMVMHDIIDNYFGHKAIEKGADGLIAVASGAGGHAGTQSPFALIQELRQWFDGPLALSGSIASGRSVLAAQAMGADLAYIGSMFIATEEANAVQEYKDMIVESSAKDIVYSNLFTGVHGNYLAPSIVNAGMDPTNLPESDPSAMNFGSGGNSDKKAWKDIWGCGQGIGAIEAVQSAGDAVARLADEYAAAKKALCNS; translated from the coding sequence ATGTCCCTGCCAGAATCCATTACTTCCCGGCTCCGCCTGCCGGTCATGTGCTCCCCCATGTTCATCATTTCCAACCCGGAACTGGTGCTGGCCCAGTGCAAGGCCGGGGTGATCGGCTCCTTTCCGTCCCTGAATGCCCGCCCTCTATCCCAACTGGATGAGTGGTTGTCACAGATCACCGAGGAACTGGCCAAGTGGGATCGAGAAAACCCGGATCAGCCTGCCGCGCCGTTTGCCGTCAACCAGATCGTACATCGCTCCAATGATCGTCTGGAGAAAGACCTGGAACTGTGTGAAAAGTACAAGGTGCCGCTGGTGATCACCTCCCTGGGGGCCCGCGAAGAAGTGAACACCGCCGTGCACGGCTGGGGCGGCATGGTGATGCATGACATCATCGACAATTACTTCGGACACAAGGCCATCGAGAAGGGGGCCGACGGCCTTATCGCCGTTGCCTCCGGTGCGGGTGGCCATGCCGGCACCCAATCACCGTTTGCCCTGATCCAGGAGCTGCGCCAGTGGTTCGATGGCCCGCTGGCGCTGTCTGGCTCCATCGCCAGCGGCCGCTCGGTACTTGCGGCCCAGGCCATGGGCGCCGATCTGGCCTACATCGGCTCCATGTTTATCGCCACCGAAGAAGCCAATGCGGTGCAGGAATACAAGGACATGATTGTGGAAAGCAGCGCCAAGGATATCGTCTACAGCAACCTGTTCACCGGGGTGCACGGCAACTATCTGGCGCCGTCCATCGTCAATGCCGGCATGGACCCCACCAACCTGCCGGAAAGCGATCCGTCTGCCATGAACTTCGGCTCCGGCGGCAATAGCGACAAGAAAGCCTGGAAAGATATCTGGGGCTGCGGCCAGGGCATTGGCGCCATTGAGGCCGTACAGAGTGCCGGTGATGCCGTGGCACGTCTGGCTGATGAATACGCCGCCGCCAAAAAGGCACTGTGCAACAGCTGA
- a CDS encoding alpha/beta hydrolase, translated as MKRYACGVPETAQFVDCDGVRLAVSREGQGPALVCLHAVGHGGGDFAGLAAMLSDRYEVIRIDWPGQGRSGADNRPASAARYSELLAQVLQQLQIECPVIVGNSIGGAAAMLYASKHSVAGLVLCDAGGLVPMWPVVKGLTRLFRGFFRSGERGARWYPRLFRWYYRFMVLPAPAARLQRERIIAAGSECAGVLAEAWDSFGQPEADLRAVAARLQVPVWVAWSRSDRVIPLWLCRPAIRRIPQAQLTRFAGGHSAFLEQPDTFLGALIAFLASLDPSGEGAQAG; from the coding sequence ATGAAGCGATACGCCTGTGGTGTGCCAGAAACGGCACAGTTTGTGGATTGTGACGGGGTGCGGTTGGCGGTGTCCCGGGAGGGGCAGGGCCCGGCCCTGGTGTGCCTGCATGCAGTGGGTCATGGTGGTGGTGATTTTGCCGGGCTTGCCGCCATGCTCAGTGATCGCTATGAAGTGATCCGCATTGACTGGCCAGGTCAGGGGCGTTCGGGTGCGGATAACCGGCCGGCGTCGGCGGCCCGCTACAGTGAATTATTGGCGCAGGTGCTGCAGCAGCTGCAGATTGAGTGCCCGGTGATTGTCGGTAATTCCATCGGTGGTGCGGCGGCAATGCTGTATGCCAGCAAGCATTCCGTGGCGGGGCTGGTGCTGTGTGATGCTGGCGGACTGGTGCCGATGTGGCCGGTGGTCAAGGGCCTGACCCGTCTGTTCCGCGGTTTCTTCCGGTCTGGTGAGCGGGGCGCGCGTTGGTATCCACGGCTGTTCCGCTGGTACTACCGGTTTATGGTGCTGCCTGCACCGGCGGCCAGGCTGCAGCGCGAGCGTATTATTGCGGCCGGTAGCGAGTGTGCGGGGGTGCTGGCTGAGGCCTGGGACAGTTTTGGTCAGCCGGAAGCGGATCTGAGGGCAGTGGCGGCCCGCTTGCAGGTGCCGGTGTGGGTGGCATGGTCAAGGTCAGACCGGGTGATTCCATTGTGGTTGTGCCGTCCGGCAATCCGGCGGATACCGCAGGCTCAGCTGACCCGTTTCGCGGGCGGACATTCGGCATTTCTCGAGCAGCCGGATACGTTCCTGGGCGCATTGATTGCCTTTCTGGCGAGTCTGGATCCATCCGGCGAAGGCGCCCAGGCAGGCTGA
- a CDS encoding TetR/AcrR family transcriptional regulator — protein sequence MAKPAKTTQQLLQAAADEFNEQGFQGTDTNKIAQRAGFSPQTFYRHFPNKTAVFVAVYEAWESQERQGLEKLVSKGGTPIRVADAIVRQHRDYRIFRRSLRLLAVENDAVRCARTLSRQRQVKAILTALSLPASMKHDISIRLLQIERLADGLVEGEFKDLGVSDKRVKEEIAGLLPFNVQDQL from the coding sequence ATGGCCAAGCCAGCTAAAACCACGCAACAACTACTGCAGGCGGCGGCGGATGAGTTCAACGAGCAGGGCTTTCAGGGCACGGATACCAACAAGATTGCCCAGCGGGCCGGCTTCTCACCGCAGACCTTTTATCGGCACTTCCCGAACAAGACTGCTGTGTTTGTCGCGGTTTACGAGGCCTGGGAAAGCCAGGAGCGGCAAGGACTGGAAAAGCTGGTTAGCAAGGGGGGCACGCCGATCCGGGTTGCTGATGCCATTGTGCGACAGCACCGCGATTACCGGATCTTCCGGCGCAGCCTGCGCCTGCTCGCCGTTGAAAATGATGCGGTGCGCTGTGCCCGCACGCTCAGCCGCCAGCGGCAGGTCAAAGCCATCCTCACAGCATTGTCGCTGCCCGCCAGCATGAAGCACGACATCAGCATCCGCCTGTTGCAGATTGAGCGTCTGGCGGATGGCCTGGTGGAAGGGGAATTCAAGGATCTTGGCGTTAGCGACAAACGCGTCAAGGAAGAGATTGCCGGGCTGCTGCCTTTCAATGTGCAGGATCAGCTATGA
- a CDS encoding potassium channel family protein, with translation MEFTLLFLELFLKAMRLGFPLLAFFFLLITLLGQRVGRIEGWSRFDAFYWAFITALTVGYGDFRPSSRKSKLLALATATVGIMFSGVFVAITVAAATEAFHRYMPAGVG, from the coding sequence ATGGAATTCACACTGCTGTTTCTGGAGTTGTTCCTGAAAGCCATGCGCCTGGGCTTTCCCTTGCTGGCGTTTTTCTTCTTGTTGATCACTCTTCTGGGGCAACGGGTGGGGCGGATTGAAGGCTGGTCCCGCTTTGACGCTTTTTATTGGGCGTTTATCACTGCCCTTACCGTGGGCTACGGCGACTTCCGTCCCTCCAGCCGCAAGAGCAAGCTGCTGGCACTGGCCACTGCCACGGTGGGCATCATGTTCAGTGGGGTATTCGTGGCAATAACGGTGGCTGCAGCCACAGAAGCTTTTCACCGTTATATGCCTGCAGGTGTCGGCTGA